The sequence below is a genomic window from Cataglyphis hispanica isolate Lineage 1 chromosome 13, ULB_Chis1_1.0, whole genome shotgun sequence.
AAGATATATcatgataagatatttttagtttatccACAGCTATGTTACTTAATTATCGAAATCGATCATTTGTTCGCATACgacaattgtaataataattgtaataatgaatgtttaatttatttcaagatatgACATTCTTGACATTcttcgaaattaataaataaaactataaatctCACAACTTCTCCCTCTGTGTTTACATAAGGCTGCGTACTGTGTTATAATTCACGAAAGGTTAACTTTATGTAATGAAATCATGCGTGATCTGAGACTATCAtagttttagaatttataatgctATTCTCTGTATATTTCTCATCATTCGTAATTTGTCACATTATCattcgtaattatataaaacagctGAATATCATGCTACTGCGTCTTgattcttttgcatttttccaatcttatttttgtttttctgacACGAattcttcatatttattattatattttgtcataattatcTCGCGATTACGACATGTGATTccctttaaattatatatatacatatatatatatacctttgtAAGAGAGAAACTCAGCGCTACAGACATCTAGGAGGTAAATGGAAAGCTGCAGATGGCAACCAGACATGCACGCATGTTTTCGAACACACTTATCATTCAATAGGAACTTTTGATATCTTATCTACGAAGATTTAACGCGCGTCAAGTACTTTTAATTTACGTAAAAATGATAGTTTTTAccgagataaattattaagacaaataaaagttttcttttccCAAATAGTTGCCAcgaatctataattaatatatataattaataacaaaaaaaaaaaaaatctgattcaTTCAAATTCAAGCTTCCATCAAGTAGAtcgctaaaatattaaattgaatcaatacgataataataaaatataaagaaattttatcgcTGTTAAACATTCGTTAAATGAATGAGTACAGTATTGACATTAAAAGAGAAcgttcgataaaatttaactgTTCAATCTTTCATGTCATggtgatatttaaaatgcaatataaataaaatcgcagAATAATTGAATCGAAGAAGTATAATGATAttcattcataatttattcattaacgtCAGTTTGCAACAATACGTCGATTCTACTAAGAAAATCAAGTcatctctttaattttaagcGCCGTTTGGAACGAAATCTGAATCGGATAACCATATGACCCTAATATCCCCAATTTCCTCGCACTCGTAAAGGTCCACTTTATCGGAGACGGTCACGAAAATCATACCGACACTCAAATATACGCGTACACAACACATTCAAGCCTCCTGGTTTCCGATATGTCACACAACATTCTATCATTGAttttacggaaaaaaaaacaactttttttctccagtatatatacgaaaatatcTAATCGCGTCTTCCGGCATCAATTTGACAAGtattgcacaaaaaaaaacggatGATAAGAATCGGAAGGGCAAAGGGGGAGTAAAATTTGGTGGAGAGCAAACGATCGAACGCAATTCGGCACCGATCGACGTCGGCTTTCTGACACGATGCGGCGTCGCGTTGCGACGCCCGTTAATGCAGGGTGCGCGATCGGTGACGAGacgaggcgaggcgaggcgagaGAGCGGAGTCGCGGGCTGCGCGCGCAGTCTGATAACGCTGAGACAGAGACAAGGCGAGCATTCTCGGGTCGGGTGCTCGTTATCAGTGCGGCAGGCGTCGGCAGGCTTAAAACGGCACTCGGTCTCCGCTAGTCGGCCAGGAGATCGCGCCACGAGGCGAGCCACTTTTAGATTGATTTTCAAGAGCACCGCCAAGCCACGGGGCCAGCGCTCCGCGTTTATTTTAACGCGCCCGAGAGGAGCGGGTACAGGGAAATCCACACCGATAGAGATAGTGCGGGAGAGCAACCGTGACGGCGAGGCGAGAGGTTCGGCGACGGACGATAGGCCTCTCCTCCGTGGTCGCAAGACCGGTCCGACGCTGCTGGTACCGCCGTGTATATTTTTCCATCGTGCCTGTCTCGGCGAAGGGAGACAACCAAGCGCGCACCTAACAACATACGACTCACAGCACTCGTCGTCTCGCGACTCGTGTCATCGCGACGAAATACGCGGACGACATATCCCCCGCCTGCCTTCTTTCTCCATCTCATCAACCGTCCCCTAAGTTCGTCGATTCGCTCTTTCGACTCGCGTGTCCGTCCGCCTGTCTCTCGCGCCCCCCTCCTCCCCGCACCGCTCCGACACTCCGATCCGCTCCGTTCCGTTCCGTGCCTtcttctctatctatctatctatctatatattattcgtgCGCGGTGTGTGCCATCGAGTGTATCCTCGCGTGTGCCGCGGCAATATAGGCCCCGAGGTGTGCGCTAAGTAGGCTTCGTGGCGCAGTGCGTGAAATGAGTGACAAGGACCGCTCCTCTCCCACTCTCGTCGAAAACAGTCTCAAGTCGCTGCTCGACCAGCCCAGCATATTCCCGCTGATCGGTAAGTGCTCCGTCAATTGTAAGGATTCGTCGCGCGTCTTACACACGCGACCTTTTCGCGGTGATATAGTCGCCGCGATTCCCAAACGTTCTCCGTTCTCCACGCGTCTTCTCTCCGGCGGCTCTTCCCTCCTCCTcgctcctcctccccccccatTCTCCCCCTTccttccctcctcctcccccatCCCCTCGGGTTCAAAGGAGAATTCGCTCGACGTTTGATCCGCGATAATTCGCGAgaaacacgcgcgcgcgttttaaCGCCGATACATTTCCCATTCGACGTAGCGCGTGCTACGCTCGTCGTTCGCCGGTCGCGCGAGCACGTGATCTCTTCGCGCTAGCCGCGCGCGCtttgcgtcgcgtcgcgtcgcgccgcgccgcgccgcgccgcgccggTCATGCCCTTTCGAAAAATTCCCCGTGTCTGTCTGTATTCGCTTCGAAATACGCGCTAACACCGCAGATATCGCAGCGCGGACTGGCGAGCTCATTGTGCGTAGCACGCACCTTCCAAGTTTGAATATTCCACGCGTTTGAATTTCTCGGGCATGCTACCACGTCGAGTGCTGCAGGAACTCGCGCTTTTTCCTATTATCGGATCACGCGACTACTAAGGAGGGCCAAAGTGCAAAGGGTGAGAGCACGAGAGGGATAGACAAAGatggagagggagagggagaaagagagaggagagtcGAGGACGACGAGCGTGTGCTGGTCGTCAATGCGCCGACGCTGCTGGTCTGCCGATTAACCTCGTTTAGACCCCGTGGCGCACCACGTGACACGCTGCCCCAGCCTTACCTCGCCGCGAACACACATCCAACCTACACGCTCGATTCCGCTTCGCTTCGGCGGAGCGCGAGCGTGAGGCGACTAATCTTACACGACATGGCTGAGAAGACCGAAGGGAAGCCATGAGATGGTGTTCTAACATCCTCCGCGAagcgaaaagaaagaagaaaaactcAAGAGTAATCGATGACAATTCAttcgacaaaattataaacatttaaatcttCGAAATTACggattaattcaaaatattttgcatttcctcccttcccccccccccttcaTTTGGATTCTTTTAATTCAACTATGATTTTCTCTAATCTAAGGGAAGTAGAGGTATTTCCGAGTGAAttcttttgcattttgcatgaaaatttttgatcgtattgtgatttttatatatcgttatatattaaaagtaattaaaaagattattcattCAATTGCttgatgaatataaaattcaggaAGCTTAATTACAGAAAAGAAAGAACGAAAAGATacccaaaaatttttttatttatgattcgaAGATGAGGAATTCAATTGTACAGAAAATTCTACTTTTCCtgatctatattttttcaaaatttaattaccgtgcttttctattttattttattttatttgttaactcgttgtaataaatatattcttcctttatattttacatataaaagagaaagaaacatttgcataaatacattttgcgaAGTTGCAGTACAAGAGGTAACATTGTACAGTTGATTCCTCTTAATTCACCTATTTTTTCCCGACAATTACGGATGCGCATTTTCCAGGAAACAGTATACCGTTTGATGTAAGTTGCAATCGGATGATGTAATTTTTGCGATGCAACTCGTTTCATTACGCGAGCGATACAACGAAACTAGTTGCACAGCCGAATGGGAAGTAACTCGTTACGTTGACTCGGGAAACCGTCCCCGATTCACTACCTCTCACCGAATCGTATCATTAATGCAAtgcagattaaataattagtatcGAACGTggatgcacgcgcgcgcgagggAGATcgcttgaaatttttatcctgGCCGGCGATATAGATACATATTACACTTTTTCATCAGGTAGATTACAAAGTCCGCTCGAATTGATTTGTCGATTGCGCGAAATGCGATTATCTAAAGCACGCTTCGAATATCTCGTTTCGAAGACAAAAATGAACAAAAACGTaatgctatttatttatttatttttttttttttttgctatcaaCGCGTTGCACAGAATCCGATCGATATGTATTGGCTTgtgaaattgtttaattttttatctcgatcattactttttatgtcacttgagaaatatatatgttaaaatttcggCGCAAAAATAAACTTTCGTCGCTAGAATAATTCGGCCTCGAATTCAATTGGCACTCTGTTCGCTGCTCAAGTTTGGGGGAAAAATATGTCCTCGTTGTCGCGATATCTTCTTGATAAAAGATACTATGTAGCTGCAAACACACGCATGTGATATATCACGACAGAAAGCGACGACGCCTCGCATTACTCTCTGATATTGCAGCGTCGTAAGAATTAAATCCTTTACGTTTATTCACATGCAGATGGTTCGTAATGGAGGAAGAAGTCTATTTATATTACCGTATATAACGCGGCGTTAAGTTTTTATAGCCATTTATATTGCGATAGTGAATATCGTAGCATGTAGTATAAGAATGCAGAATGACTTTTTTTTAGCATATCctatcacattatttttttctctttttttacgtCACACGAGCATCTCACACTGATATTTCGATCCACGCACAATTTTTATCcacttttatcattatatatatatacacacatagtctatgaatataataataaaaaaatcgatcgtgcatatatatataatccaaaaatatcatattaacgtaaataaaatcgatcatcttttttcacacacacataaaaaaaagagattgccgactttatttagtatatttaaaaaaaaaaattacacatatatattacatatattgattaaacatataaattgtgtagattacatatataaaatcgattttatatatgtatacatagtcCAGATCCCTCGCTTGACTTTAAGACGCTCACACACAGGCAATAGAGCTTCTAATCGTGGCCTACATTTGGCGAACTCATTTGATTTGATATAGAAATATGCGTGAGTTCAACTGGGGTTTAATGGATCGTGCTGCTCGCGCTTTAGGACTAAATTATTGCTGGTCGATGTAACATTATGCGGAAACGTGAAACAAGACGTAGCGGGAGCTCCCGAAGGGACGAGGCAAACTGCACTTCGTATATTTATGCCGATCAATAGGAGGGATATAAACGAGAGTAATGGTAGAAGGGCAAAGAGCCAGGAAGGCCCCAGACTTTCCAATTCGGCCAATAACGCCGTATAATGGCATATACCTCTGTTTATCTATCTTCCGATTGTTTTCAACGATTCTATCCTTCCTTCGCTCTTGCTATTTGCTTTCTCTACTTCTAATTTGGTTCCGTCTTTTCTCCTACCGCAAGTTCACTGCATAAAACTCACGCTTCACAAACATGTTTATCAATTAAGAATCGtagacattaattaaaattaattggagTCTAATTGATTCTCcctttacatttatttcaagattttctCTTCATGTActgtgtattaataatttttatttatcttttatttatttttttcattgcgaTCTATGCGGAgtgcttttcttttaaaataaaatgcaattatttttatacgtgcAGGGTGTGATTGTAGGAATGAAGCAGAAGaacaattctcttttatttatttcttaacacGAATAAAAGATTGGCGTACTATTTTCTTCAAGTCTATGCGTCAGTAAGTGATCGATGTCACTTATGGTCACTGTCGCGGACGTCATCGTTAGTAATCCTACGATTGTCGACGAGAAATGCAACTCGGCAAGTAGACGCCGATAAGTCGCGCGTGCTAAGCGccgtttcatttttcattcacTATCTTCTGATCGATATACTTATGTCGCTATTGCTTTCTTAGTGTCTgggattgtaaaataaatcacaGATTTACGCATGCATTGTTAATAAGGTATAcgaggaaataataaataaatagcttGTCATTATTGTATACCGTgatcaaagattaaaattttgaattattactACTTCAATAAGTTTAttacaatgtataataattgtaattgctTTTATCTCTCAAAACATAAATCCGcaacattttacaataaagtattttcaatgaaaatatatatctataaaattatatagccttctatttaatatgattatttcatttgtCTTAGCTATCTATTTTCGAGATCAAtcatacttaatatatatatatatatatatatatatatatatatatatatatatatcagaaaataatcagaaaaataatattcagcaatatgtgcaattatatatatatatattatataatctgtcCCCTTAAACCATTAAGAATCTCACACTTTATTTTAGAAACCATCAATCAATTCTggttaagaatatttttttttatttttctcccttgaaatagtttttttctgattttagACACCCTTGTCatgcgtaaaagaaaaaaaaatacacgcgataaatgtttaatcgcttttatgattttaatggTCGGATAAATAGTTCTGCTTTCTATCGGATGGACTTTAATGATTTGACAACATTGTGATACGTCGCGATTATAAATCGTTATCTcaaggataatttttttaagcgagCCTCGTGCGAAACTTCGAGCTTGTATTAATTTCAACCATTGAAAAAGTCATGGATCGACAATGACTTTATATATTCGACAAGCGTATCTTTCGCTTTCGGATAATTATCGGCAGATGAATCGCGTCGAAAGCTTAGCAACGGGCGTTACGTCCTGATCTCTACCGTGGCTCGTGCTCTTTCACAATATGTTGGACGATTATTTTTGGCGTGCCAGGACCGTACACATGTCAATCTATTTGATGGATAGACTGGAAGATCAGAAAAGAGTACCGGTACCTAGAATATGGCCCGGCATAGTGGAGCCGCTTCGCCTGCGACGCAGCTGAGGAAATAATCGTATTGATTTAATTCGTACTTTGTGCCAATTGTATTTCAATTAGTTTCCGCAATTCGATGTGCTCACTGatacttcatatatatatatatatatatatatatatatatatatatatatccttatatattaaatatattaaacaatttttatatctatatataattattgtttaatatatccaGTTGTAAATACGTGTTTTTAGTAATTTATGAATAAGGCTCTTATCTGATAACGAGTTTATCGTACAAGAGATTATCTCATGTTTGACTATTTCATGTCTTTTCAAAACTGACTAGTCGGCGTACCGTGCGAGATTATTTTGGctttatcaaaatcaaaaaatacgataaaacgAGAAACAATTGATTATCTCGGCATAatcatatcttaaaattaaataatagtcaTATAATAGTCACAATAGTGCCAACTTTATGGTGCATTAGATAGCCGTATTATCGTTTTAAGTTGGCTCCAACATCTGTTATTCACAGCGGTTTTCGATGCCGTTCTAAATCGTTCGTAGATCGTACAAAGACCAAGGTAAAGGTTAATTACCTTGTTTCTCCGGTCTTCGATGACGATTTCTACGATCCCAGTAGAGTCTCGTAAACACTTGTTGAATCAAAagaattcgataaaaatccattttattaaattacaaatccaatcgttcgaaattaaaaattaatagtaagaattttttttttatatattgttctttccattctatttattttaattctttaacaaaaaaaataaataattcaattctttaataaaaagaataaaacacgtaatatttcattgacagcaacgaaaattttattggtgccacgtatatatatctgcGATATctcgagaatttattttcgcaaATCGACTTCCTGtctattctttttaatctgtcaattttttttttttgcgaagaCACGTTAAAAGCGCTAACGACGCTTTAATGATCGAAAAGGTAATGATCCTCAAAATTCTATCTgatatttctctattattagCCGTAAGCCAATCGGAGAGATTATTCGTTGCGTCTCGTACACCTCTAACTGTTTCAAGGTCTCTCGCGATATCCGCGAGTCTCTCTCAAGAAACGTTTAGCACCGCGCGATTTTGCTCGTTAGCACGTGTTGCTCGATTCTCGTCGAGGTACTCATCTACGAATTTTTTCGAATGTTGACAGAGTAGAAGAGATTTGCGGAGAGATTATATTGCGACGCATATCGGCTATATGCTTGACAACGAAATTTAGTGAATAATAAGAAacgataaattcttatttcattATCCAATTCTTTCGCGAACTTATGAGTAAGCCAAGATTTATCTCCCTAGGAAATTGTTCGCGGAACAATAAACTTATCAGTTGAAACGTAGCGTTTCAGCTCCAGcggatattaaatttagacaCGGCTATCGCTTTATATAGTCAACAGGTAAACTTGTACGTTGAATATACGACTTCAAGTATCCCGATAAGAAATTATTGCGAGCATATTCGTTGAATTACTCGTTCTAGTTGCAAAAATAACAacgttaataaatatcatttaatatatcccGCAATTAACGCGTTACTCGATCGATGCGCGACTTTTGTAGAAGCGATTCTCCTTTACCTTTAACCAAAGATTTGGGCTGTTGAGGCCGATCGTTCGTGGCCTGGTGTGGCCTCCAAGCGAGTACCGCTCCTCTGGCAACCCGCCAAAACTTATGCCAGGTTTCAACATACCGGCCGACATGAGTATTTTCGGTTTCGCGGCGAAACGACGAGTCTCTTTTTccgcgtctctttctctctctctctctattcgtTTTTATCTCGATACGCTTCTTTGAAGAAAAACGAAGACATGATATATACCATTAAATCACTTGTCCAATAATGTAAGTCGATTGTTTCAATTTTCGACGCAATATAAGAAGTCTTGTTTACTATTCTTATCATTCTACGTGACGCCGAAAATTGAAGCAACCGAAATTAATTGCTTTTCAGATGCCCTCCCTCTTGCCTGTTCAGCCACTTGTCGAAGCACAAGTGTAAATGCTTAATTAACGTTCGACACGAGCAGTATGACGACAATACATGATTAGTCTCGTGATAAAACATTCTCTCGTTAAACTAGACTATTTTATCACCATTATaccagagaaaaataatacgcgatcgttttttctctttgttcaTTTTCCGAGAAATTTTTCTAAGCTATCTTGCCACATTTGCATACATCATAACATGCAAACGAGTGGCCGGTTGGAATtgcaatgattttatatttaatgtcattTGTCATTTAATGATGATAACAATAGTTCCCGtgtaaaatattcaacattaaCAGCAAAAGATCATTAGCTGCGTCAATTCAAACGTAATTCATTAATGCAACAATCCATCATCGCAAGAACCATTGTTTGCATTAGTCATCGTCTGTTAGTCAGTTGGGTTAATCAGTCAATAATATAcgaagaaaagattaaaatataattatatataaatcacacaATTATGCGAAGCTGCACACTGCGAAGCTTCAGTAACGAGATAAGACTTCCGTGCCGAAGTTGATGTAAGTATACGACAGGCTGGAAATAAACTTCggattaattcttattaattatacataattatccaATATTACGTATAAACGTAATGTTTATAGATTATCATCTTTCGGTCGCTCGATTGTTTAAACGCAGGTTCATTGAACGTAAGTTCTCttgaataaagtataattgttcgatatgataataatgttaaacaaTCTTCCTGTTCAACACGCGATAAATAAGATGAATATTTCCagcatatatgtaatttttttaaatatatagattaaatattcaattttgcttttatcagatataaaaaagtgagCGTAATTTGAAATTAGTGAAAAGATTCAAATTATCATGTTAGAATCGTTtacaattgaatttaaataatcgacATGAGAAAATGACTATTCccggaaaagaaaatatcaacaatttttcGTCGAAAGGACTTTCTGTCTCTAAAATACTATCGTTCGCCCGCGTTTCGAGATGTGCAGATGTCGGACACGCACCTATCATTCATAGCTGGCAATGCGAAATACCGTCGCAATGCATCTTGCGTCTAGTCGTAGAGTTGCTAGGCGAAATAGTCACGCGGTGCGCGCGTACATGCGTGTGCAGACTCGTCATTAGCGCGACTATCATTAGCCAACAAGGCCGTGTTCAGGTCTGTCGACAGACGCCGCGGGCCCCCGCGTCGTTTCTCAGGGGGCTCGAGTTTCAATGCCATGTGACGGGCAGCGTAATTTCGGCCAATCTCCccctctgtctctttctctcatctcAAAGTCGCGTCTATTTTCCATTCTAACGCGTTGCGTttatgaagaattaaaaattaattacacacaCGTTACATAaggcaattataataattaatatgcaatataaaagatattaaagtaaaagtatatgtataaatacatgaGGTCTCAAAAGTTATGTAGAGTTATTATAGTATAAGACAGTGTAGTCTTAgacattgtaatttaaaaaaaaaaaaaaattgtatacctGTGTAAGAGATTCaattaaatgtgtaaaatactttgtgcataaaaatacgaataaacGAAGGAATAATTCGCTCAttgatttacaatatttacacatattttcACATTGATCTCCTGAAAGAAGCTTTACCCTTCCCTGAACTTTAGACATCATCGGACGTACTCGGAGGACTGAGAATCTTGAGGAGAATCTTGAAGAAAATCTTGCAAAGGCATTTCGCCCGAATGTTCGGATATGGACGTTTCGCTTTTACGCGGGGCATCGTCTTTGGAAGTGTTATCCTTTGATTCCGGAACCATCGCCTCGGTTTCTATCTCGTCGAGATTAGCGCGCGATCTAGTTCTTCCTCTGGTTCTTCTTCTCCTTCCTCCCCTTCTTCTTCTACTGCGGCTCCTCCTTCGACCTCTTCGAGATCTGCCTCTCCTCCGTCTGCCGCGTGTCCTTCTGCGTCTCCTTCttgctttttctctcctctctcttgcTCTCCTTCTCCTTGCTGCTAACCTTGCTtgccttcttcttctctttctggCACGTACGCCGAATCGCCAAGGTTGACTTGGACAAGGTTCCATCACCCCATCACCCATTCCATCCCTCAATGATAGCTGTCCGAGGTAGTCGCGATTGCACGA
It includes:
- the LOC126854272 gene encoding protamine-like protein — encoded protein: MPARRIPKVEALVVNAIRRLQDVQGSTSREISNYISQEYDLPRKEIRRHVQLALQRGLAYGILLKSARGYYSCNRDYLGQLSLRDGMGDGVMEPCPSQPWRFGVRARKRRRRQARLAARRRRARERREKARRRRRRTRGRRRRGRSRRGRRRSRSRRRRGGRRRRTRGRTRSRANLDEIETEAMVPESKDNTSKDDAPRKSETSISEHSGEMPLQDFLQDSPQDSQSSEYVR